A single window of Pseudomonas benzenivorans DNA harbors:
- a CDS encoding extracellular solute-binding protein yields the protein MTHPLRSFFAHSSGLLLLALASLSQAAPQHALTLYGEPPKYPADFHHFDYVNPDAPKGGTLRQSGFGGFDSLNPFINKGVAADDIGLIYETLTRHSLDEPFTEYGLLAEKIEKAPDNAWVRFYLRPEARFHDGQPVTAEDVKFTFEALMTHGAPTYRAYYADVDRVEVEGPRQVRFIFKQAGNRELPLILGQLPVLPKHWWADRDFSKGNLDAPLGSGPYKVAQVKAGRSIVYERVEDWWGKDLPVNRGFYNFDRMRIDYYRDNTVALEALKAGQFDYWLETSAKNWATAYDVAAVANGQLIKEEIENHNPTGMQGFIFNIRRPLFEDRRVREALGLLFDFEWANKQLFNGAYTRTHSYFDNSELASRGLPSEAELQILEPLRDKLPPEVFSQAFSLPVTDASGIIREQQRRAYQLLQEAGWRIEGDHMLDAEGKPVSFEFLLAQPEFERVLLPFKRNLADLGMDLVIRRVDVSQYINRLRSRDFDLIVSGFGQSNSPGNEQREYWHSSSADKPGSRNFIGLKDPAIDQLVEGLINADSRQSLIDHTRALDRALLWGHYVIPNWHIKTWRVAYWNHLAHPQVTPLYDIGLNTWWFRELPQAEAPSGAEASSTEQ from the coding sequence ATGACGCATCCGTTGCGCTCATTCTTCGCCCACAGCAGCGGCCTGTTGCTGCTGGCCCTGGCCAGCCTGAGCCAGGCCGCGCCGCAGCACGCGCTGACCCTGTATGGCGAGCCGCCCAAGTACCCCGCCGACTTTCACCACTTCGACTACGTGAATCCCGATGCGCCCAAGGGCGGCACCTTGCGCCAGTCCGGCTTCGGCGGCTTCGACAGCCTCAACCCTTTCATCAACAAGGGCGTGGCGGCAGACGACATCGGCCTGATCTACGAGACCCTGACCCGCCATAGCCTGGACGAACCCTTCACCGAATACGGCTTGCTGGCGGAGAAAATCGAGAAGGCCCCGGACAACGCCTGGGTGCGCTTCTACCTGCGTCCCGAGGCGCGCTTCCATGACGGCCAGCCGGTGACCGCCGAAGACGTCAAATTCACCTTCGAAGCCTTGATGACCCACGGTGCCCCGACCTACCGCGCTTACTACGCCGATGTAGATCGGGTCGAGGTCGAAGGGCCGCGCCAGGTGCGCTTTATCTTCAAACAGGCCGGCAACCGCGAGCTGCCGCTGATCCTCGGCCAGCTGCCGGTGCTGCCCAAGCACTGGTGGGCGGACCGCGACTTCAGCAAGGGCAACCTGGATGCCCCGCTGGGCAGCGGGCCATACAAGGTGGCACAAGTGAAAGCCGGCCGCTCCATCGTCTATGAACGTGTCGAGGACTGGTGGGGCAAGGACCTGCCGGTCAATCGCGGCTTCTACAACTTCGACCGCATGCGCATCGATTACTACCGCGACAACACCGTGGCCCTGGAGGCGCTCAAGGCCGGACAGTTCGATTATTGGCTGGAAACCAGCGCAAAGAACTGGGCCACCGCCTACGACGTCGCCGCGGTAGCCAACGGTCAACTGATCAAGGAAGAGATCGAGAACCACAACCCCACCGGCATGCAGGGTTTCATCTTCAACATCCGCCGACCGCTGTTCGAGGATCGCCGGGTGCGCGAGGCCCTCGGCCTGCTGTTCGACTTCGAATGGGCCAACAAGCAGCTGTTCAACGGCGCCTACACCCGCACCCACAGTTACTTCGACAATTCCGAGCTGGCCTCCAGGGGCCTGCCGAGCGAGGCCGAGCTGCAGATCCTCGAGCCGCTGCGCGACAAGCTGCCGCCCGAGGTCTTCAGTCAGGCGTTCAGCCTGCCGGTCACCGACGCCAGCGGCATCATCCGCGAGCAGCAGCGCCGCGCCTACCAATTGCTGCAAGAAGCCGGCTGGCGGATCGAAGGCGATCACATGCTGGATGCCGAGGGCAAGCCGGTGAGCTTCGAGTTCCTGCTCGCCCAACCCGAGTTCGAGCGGGTGCTGCTGCCCTTCAAGCGCAACCTGGCGGACCTCGGCATGGACCTGGTGATTCGCCGAGTGGACGTCTCCCAGTACATCAACCGCCTGCGCTCGCGGGACTTCGACCTGATCGTCAGCGGCTTCGGCCAGTCCAACTCGCCGGGTAACGAGCAGCGCGAGTACTGGCACTCCAGCAGTGCCGACAAGCCCGGTAGCCGCAACTTCATCGGTCTCAAGGACCCGGCCATCGACCAGTTGGTCGAGGGCCTGATCAATGCCGACTCGCGCCAGAGCCTCATCGACCACACCCGCGCCCTGGACCGTGCGTTGCTATGGGGCCATTACGTCATTCCCAACTGGCACATCAAGACCTGGCGCGTGGCCTACTGGAACCACCTGGCCCACCCACAGGTCACGCCGCTCTACGACATCGGCCTGAACACCTGGTGGTTCCGCGAGTTGCCGCAGGCGGAGGCGCCCAGCGGCGCCGAAGCTTCGAGCACGGAGCAGTAG
- a CDS encoding microcin C ABC transporter permease YejB has product MLAYILRRLLLIIPTLFGILLLNFVIIQAAPGGPVEQMIAQLEGFEGATSRIAGGGAEVAVASANYRGAQGLDPELIAEIERLYGFDKPAPERFWIMLKNYAQLDFGESFFRDAEVIDLIVEKMPVSVSLGLWSTLIMYLVSIPLGIAKAVRHGSAFDVWTSSAIIVGYAIPAFLFAILLIVLFAGGSYFDWFPLRGLTSNNFDELSLGGKIIDYFWHLALPVTALVIGNFATLTLLTKNSFLDEINKQYVTTARAKGLSKNGVLYGHVFRNAMLIIIAGFPSALIGIFFTGSLLIEVIFSLDGLGLMSFEAAINRDYPVVFGTLFIFTLLGLVLKLIGDLTYTLVDPRIDFESREN; this is encoded by the coding sequence ATGCTGGCCTATATCCTGCGGCGCCTGCTGCTGATCATCCCCACGCTGTTCGGCATCCTGCTGCTCAACTTCGTCATCATCCAGGCCGCTCCCGGCGGCCCGGTGGAGCAGATGATCGCCCAGCTGGAGGGCTTCGAAGGGGCCACCAGCCGCATCGCCGGAGGCGGCGCCGAGGTGGCCGTGGCCAGCGCCAACTACCGTGGCGCCCAGGGCCTGGACCCCGAGCTCATCGCCGAGATCGAGCGCCTGTACGGCTTCGACAAACCGGCGCCCGAGCGCTTCTGGATCATGCTGAAGAACTACGCGCAACTGGATTTCGGCGAGAGCTTCTTCCGCGACGCCGAGGTGATCGACCTGATCGTCGAGAAAATGCCGGTATCGGTGTCCCTCGGGCTGTGGAGCACCCTGATCATGTACCTGGTATCCATCCCCCTGGGCATCGCCAAGGCCGTGCGCCATGGCAGCGCCTTCGACGTCTGGACCAGCTCGGCGATCATCGTCGGCTACGCCATTCCGGCGTTCCTGTTCGCCATTCTGTTGATCGTGCTGTTCGCCGGCGGCAGCTACTTCGACTGGTTCCCCCTGCGTGGCCTGACCTCGAACAACTTCGATGAGCTCAGCCTGGGCGGCAAGATCATCGACTACTTCTGGCACCTGGCCCTGCCTGTCACCGCCTTGGTCATCGGCAACTTCGCCACCCTGACCCTGCTGACCAAGAACAGCTTCCTCGACGAGATCAACAAGCAGTACGTGACCACCGCCCGCGCCAAGGGGCTGTCGAAGAACGGCGTGCTCTACGGCCATGTATTCCGCAATGCCATGCTGATCATCATCGCCGGCTTCCCTTCGGCGCTGATCGGCATCTTCTTCACCGGCTCCCTGCTGATCGAGGTGATCTTCTCCCTCGACGGCCTCGGCCTGATGAGTTTCGAGGCGGCGATCAATCGCGACTACCCCGTGGTGTTCGGCACCCTGTTCATCTTCACCCTGCTGGGACTGGTGTTGAAACTGATCGGCGATCTCACCTACACCCTGGTCGATCCGCGCATCGACTTCGAAAGCCGGGAGAACTGA